A section of the Oreochromis niloticus isolate F11D_XX linkage group LG9, O_niloticus_UMD_NMBU, whole genome shotgun sequence genome encodes:
- the LOC106098505 gene encoding uncharacterized protein LOC106098505 produces the protein MASVDGDGNNGVNRRGLVTFCSWNVNGISEPIKRGKVLAYLKSLKSDVIFLQETHLKNDAHCRIRAKWIGQVYHSRFSAKARGTAIIIRKNVPFKHKSTLADKEGRYIMVVGEIQSIPITLLNVYGPNRDDPEFFRKTFSLIPDISTTNLILGGDFNLVLDTYLDRSSAQRIAPSNASRFLKSFIDNLGLVNVWRTLNATGREYPFHSGVHNTYSRIDYFLLDSKLLHGVQSSKYNNILISDHSPVSISLNLFESGGNYKHWRLDPQLLTRKTFCNYLEEQIKLFFEMNDKDDVSPLLLWETFKAYVRGCVISFQSSEKKRNNMERIQLEVQIQKLDSENARQPSVQLHSKISALKYKLNNLLSDKISRAFMYVKQTYFEFGDKPHKLLARHLRKRESDRAIHAIRSDSGLLTNSYKDINAAFRQFYEQLYTSQCNAPPEIMQDFLSKCNLPTLAQKDRTLLDADLTCPELISTIRSLKNGKSPGPDGLCNEFYKKFSSLLTPYLLKMFNMALEDGALPQTLNEANVILIPKKGKDPELIPSNKEPCKVSTTTI, from the coding sequence ATGGCCTCAGTAGATGGTGATGGAAATAATGGGGTGAACAGGAGAGGGCTTGTAACTTTTTGCTCTTGGAACGTGAATGGCATCAGTGAACCAATAAAACGTGGTAAGGTGTTGGCATACCTAAAATCATTGAAATCAGATGTTATTTTCTTGCAGGAGACACATCTTAAAAATGATGCACATTGCAGGATTAGAGCTAAGTGGATAGGGCAGGTCTATCACTCAAGGTTTTCCGCAAAGGCAAGGGGTACAGCAATAATTATTCGTAAAAATGTGCCATTCAAACATAAATCTACCCTGGCAGATAAGGAGGGGAGATATATCATGGTGGTAGGAGAAATTCAGTCTATACCAATCACATTGCTTAATGTCTATGGCCCGAACAGGGATGACCCAGAGTTCTTTAGAAAAACGTTTAGCTTGATCCCGGATATTTCAACTACAAATTTGATACTTGGGGGAgactttaatttagttttagatACCTATCTGGACAGGTCGTCAGCTCAGAGAATTGCGCCATCGAATGCTTCTAGGTTTCTGAAATCGTTTATTGATAATTTGGGTCTTGTGAATGTTTGGAGAACCTTGAATGCAACCGGAAGAGAATATCCCTTTCACTCTGGGGTTCATAATACGTACTCCCGTATAGACTACTTTCTATTAGATAGTAAACTGTTACATGGAGTCCAAAgtagtaaatataataatatccTTATATCAGATCATAGCCCAGTGTCTATTTCACTAAATTTATTTGAATCAGGTGGTAATTATAAACACTGGCGATTAGACCCTCAACTTCTTACGAGGAAAACATTCTGCAATTATCTGGAAGAACAGATCAAGTTGTTTTTTGAGATGAATGACAAAGACGATGTATCACCTCTTTTATTGTGGGAGACGTTTAAAGCATATGTTAGGGGCTGTGTAATTTCTTTTCAGTCATCTGAGAAAAAACGTAATAACATGGAACGCATACAGTTGGAGGTTCAAATACAAAAACTGGACTCTGAGAATGCCAGACAACCGTCTGTACAGCTACATAGTAAAATATCAGCTCTGAAGTATAAACTCAATAACTTGCTCTCAGATAAAATTTCCAGGGCCTTCATGTATGTTAAGCAGACCTATTTTGAATTTGGTGATAAGCCACATAAATTACTGGCCAGGCATCTaaggaagagagaaagtgaTAGGGCCATTCATGCAATCAGGTCAGACTCGGGGTTGTTGACTAATTCTTATAAGGATATTAATGCCGCTTTTAGACAGTTTTATGAACAGTTATATACATCTCAGTGTAATGCACCTCCGGAAATTATGCAGGATTTTCTAAGCAAATGTAACTTGCCTACATTGGCACAAAAGGACAGGACACTTCTAGATGCAGACTTAACATGTCCAGAATTGATTAGTACCATACGCTCCCTGAAAAATGGGAAGAGCCCAGGACCTGATGGTTTATGTAATGAGTTTTATAAAAAGTTTAGCAGTTTACTAACCCCATATTtgctaaaaatgtttaatatggCCTTGGAAGATGGTGCACTCCCTCAGACCCTGAATGAAGCAAATGTGATTCTCATtccaaagaaaggaaaggaCCCAGAATTG